In Mycobacterium sp. ITM-2016-00317, the genomic window CATGGCGTTGGAACGCAGCTGTGCGGTGACTGCCGTCGCGCTCAGCGAACAGCGCCGCAGCGGCGTCCGCCTGGTCAGTGGGCAGCACCGCGGCTTCGGGCTGAGCTCCGCGCTCGATGTCGTCCATGTCCCGTACCCGGTGCCCAACCGGGATTGGACCCGCAGAAGCGTGACATGTGGTGTGGCCCTGCAGTGTTCGCCCAGCAAGGAACGCCTGTCCGAGTACCGGCTCAACGAACTCTCCGCTCGCGAGCTCAACGCGCTGTCCCTCGTCGAAGCCGGAGTGGCTCTGGGCTGGATAGCCGCGACCTGGCCCGGCCTGCTGCCCGCGGTGCGCCGACATGTTCCCGCGCTGGTGCCCGCCGACGCGGAGATGGACGCCGAGGAGATGCTCAACCGGGCCGTCGTATTGGCCCGCATCTCGCAGTCACTCGACATCGACCCGCTGCTCGGGACGCTGCCGCGCGCGTTCATCGCGCCGCAGGGGCTGACCGACAGATTACGCCGCACCTTCGGGCGGATGCCCTGGACGACGAACCAGAAGCGGCTCCCGCGGCCTTACTCGGTGCGCCGGCGGCGACGGCGGCGTCCGCAACTCCAACCTGCCGCCGCCGAGCCGGCCCCAGGACAACGACCTCGACGTCACCCCCGAACACCGCCCGGGCATCCCCTATCCGGAATGGAACGAGTGGACCAGCAGCTTCATGCCCGACCACGTCGCCGTCGTCGAACGCACCCATGACGGCCGCACCGGCGAGGCCGGTGTCATCACGGTCGACGTCCGGAAGTGGTTCGAGAAGAACACCCACCGGGCGATGAAGAACCGCCTCGAAGACGGATCCGACATCGACGTCGACCGATACGTCGGCCACTACCTCGACGTGTCCATCGGCGAGGCCGTCGAACCGCGCATCTTCCGCGAGCTGATGCCGGCCGGCCGCGACGTGACGACCGCCCTGCTGCTCGACGGAAGCTCGTCGCTGGGCGTGCACGGCGGCTCCATCTTCAGGCTCGAGCTGGCGTGCGCCGACGCGCTGTCCAGGGCGATGACGGCTGCCCGCGAACGGCACGGCATCTTCGTCTTCACCGGCAACACCCGCCACCGCGTCGAAGTCGACTGCCTCAAGGACTTTGCCGACCGACGCTTCGTCCCGCCGAGCAGCCTGGGTCTGTCCACCGGCGGCTATACCCGCCTCGGCGCGCCGTTGCGGCACCTGACCAGCAGGTTGCTCGCTCAGCCGTCCGAGCGCCGGCTGCTCATCGTCATCGGCGACGGGCTGATCTCCGACGAGGGCTACGAAGGCCGCTACGCGTGGGCCGACGCCGCCCACGCTGTCGAAGAGGCCGATGAGGCCGGCGTGGCGGTGTACTACGTCGGCATCGGCCCCGCGACGGTCGACCCGTTGCCGGAGGTGTTCGGGCCCCGACGATCCCAACGGATCCGCCGGGTCGAAGACCTACCGCGTGTCCTCGCCCATGTCCACAGAGAGTTGGTTTCGGCATGAACGACACCTACTACGCGAACGGCGCCGAGGTGCGGCTGTTCGAGCAGGCCTACCGACAGCGCTTGCCCGTCATGCTCACCGGCCCGACCGGCTGCGGCAAGACGCGGCTCGTCGAGCACATGGGTCTGCTGCTGCGCCGTCCCGTTGTGACTATCAGCTGCCACGACGATCTGACCAGCTCCGATCTGGTCGGCCGGTTCATGGTCACCGGCGGTGACGTGGTGTGGACCGACGGGCCGCTGACGCGTGCCGTCAAGGCCGGCGCCATCTGCTACCTCGACGAGGTCGTCGAGGCGCGGCACGACTCGCTCGCCGTGCTGCACTCACTGACCGATCACCGGCGCACTCTCTACCTCGACCGGGCGGGCGAAGTGGTGCAGGCGCCCGAGACCTTCATGCTGGTCTGCTCGTACAACCCCGCCTATCGCAGCTCCCTCAAGGAACTCAAACCCTCGTTCCGGCAACGCTTTGTGACGCTGCCGATGAGCTACCTGGCGCCCGACCGGGAGGCCGAGGTGATCGTCGCCGAGGCAGGCATCACGCCGGGCAGTGCCCAGCGGCTGGTGCGGTGTGCCACGGCGATCCGTACCGCTGACGAAGCCTTCCGCTTCGAGCCGCCGTCGACCCGGGTGCTGGTCACCGCTGCACACCTGATCGCCGCGGGCGCAACCGAACTCGAGGCCGCGCAGGCATGCATCCTGGCCCCGCTGTCCGGTGACGGCGCCGTCACCGACGGACTGCGCGAGGTCGCCGCGGCCGGCCTGGCCGACGCAGACAGCCCCATCTAGAGCACGAGGAGGAGACCGAGATGGTGGACCAGAAGGAAAAGAAGCGCAAGCGGGCACTGATCGTGTTGCAGATCGTCATCTACGGCTACCTGCTCACGATGTTCCTGATCCAGCTCTACATGTCCTTTGCGCGCGGATGGTGGTATCTGTGAATCTCCCCATGCTGAAACGGAAGTCGGGGGTAAAGGTCACGGCCGGTGTCCCGGCGCAGGGCTCGGGCAATCTCGAAGAGCACCACGAGCGGTCCCGGCTGGCCCAGCGCGGGGCGGACAAGTGGATGATCGCCGGTGCCGCGCTGATGGGGATGTGGGCGCCCGGTCTCATCGGGCTGCCGATCTTCCTGCGCGGCGTGTGGCTGCAGCGGCAGGCGCTGCAGGCAGGGCTTTCGGTCCGGCCGATGATCGTCACGCTGATCGGCTATCTGGTGTTGATCGACGGCATGCTCAACAGCCTCGGCTGGGCGCTCGACCTGGTCGCCAACCACACGCTGATCAACCGCGTGCTGATGGTCGGCTGGGGCGCCATGTTCAACGCCGGCTACTTCTGGCACTACAACGAGGCGTGGATCGGCGGGGCCGCCGCTCCGGGCGAGAAGTCGATGGTGTTCGGCATGATCCTCACGGTCTTCGCTATGCGGTGCGCCGCGGCGATCGGCTTTCTGCAGATGAAGCGCTGGGGCCACCAGTGGATGATCATCACCTGCTGGATGGGCGTGCTCATCTGGTGCCTGTACGTGTTCAACATGACCATGTACGCCGATGTGCGCTACGCCGGCGTGGTGTTCCCGGTCATCGGCTGGTGGCTCTACGACATCTTCTACATCACCCCGTTCCTGGCGATCCCCTACCTGCACACGGTCAACCGCGAAATCTTCACGGACTGAACACCTTCAAGGAGCCGATCATGACCACCACAGACGAGAAGACCGCCGAGGACCTGCCGCCGGGCACCACCCCGTATTACGCGCGGATGCACAAGTGGATCAAGCGCGCGGTGCTGGTGTGCCTGGTCGCGCTCGTCATCGAGGGTGCGTTCACGTTGCCGTTCATGGCCGTGTACTACGGCTACCCCACCCTGAGCCTCACCGAGATCTGCAGCGAACTCCTCAAGGTCCGGTACTCCGACGACGCACTCGAATGCCAGGTGCCGTATCCGGCGTTCGGCCCGCCGGAGGGCGCGGAGGGTAAGGACACTGCGCAGGACCAGTGGGGCATCCAGCCGGTCCCGCAGTACAACCGGATCGGTTTCCGTGAACTGGTGCGCATCCATGAGGAGCGCGAAGCCCGTGCGGCGGTGTCGCCGTGACGCTGACGCCGGACCAGCATGCCGACAACTGGGATCTGCGTCATGAGGACTTCAACGACCCCGACCTGATTTACGACGTCTACTCGGTGATGCGGAAGGGATGCCCGTTCCCCCACACCGGCACACCGTTTCTCGGCGACCCGCCAGGCGGCGCGTGGGTCGCGACGCGCTACGCCGACTGTTACCGGATCGCCCAGGACTGGGAGCACTTCTCCAGCAACCCCTTACCCGGATCCGCCGAGTTCGTCGTCGGGGATCTGGTGGTGATGATGGATCCGCCGCGCCAGCAGAAGTTCCGCAGGGTGCTCAACCCGTACTTCTCGCCGGCGCGGATGAAGGCGCTGCGGCCGCAGATCACCGCCGAAACCGACATGCTGATCGACGATTTCGCCGCGGCAGGCGTCGGTGACCTTGCCCGCGTCGCGTGGCTTCAGCCCGGCATCGTGCTGTTCAAGTACGTTCTCGGCATGCCGACCGAGGACGTGACGGTGTGTTTCGACCTCACGGACACCGCGCTCAACGGCGACACCGAGCCCATCCGCATGTCCGCGTGGGGCGAGCTGTACCAGCACATCCACGACACGGTCACGGCGCGCGGCGGGCGACCCGCACGCGACGACATGGTCGACGTGCTGCTGTCGGCCGAGATCGACGGCGAAAAGCTGACTTTCGAGGATATCGTGGCCAACGCGATGCTGCTGGTGCAGGCCGGGCTCGAAACCACGGCCAGCGCGATGTCCTTCGCCTTCCATCACTTCGCCGCCCATCCCGAGGACCGGCAGCGGATCCTGTCCGAACCCGATCTGCTGCCGCGTGCTGTCGAGGAACTGATCCGCTACGCCGGGTCGATCCACGGGCTGCACCGCACCGTGGTCGAGGACGTCGAACTCGACGGCCACCTCTTCCGCGCCGGCGACACCGTGGTGGTGAACTTCGCGTCGGCCAACCGTGACGACGACGTGTTCCCCGATGCCGACCAATGCCTCCTCGACCGCAGCGAGAACCGCCACCTCGGCTTCGGCGCCGGAGTGCACCGGTGCCTCGGCTCCAACCTGGCCCGCCTCGAGCTCCAGGTCGGCGTGCAGCAGGCGCTCACCAGACTGCCGGACCTCGCGCTGGACCCCACCCGTCCGGCCCGGTTTCGCGGCAACTCGATCACCCGCGGATTCCTCTCCGTCCCAGTCACGTTCACACCCGCTGGCCGCGACGCCGGAAACCACGACTGAACCGGCGGGGTTACGATGCGGCGGCCGGCACGTCGCGGTCCACCATCGTGGATACATTGGTGGTGTCGCTCGTGTTCACATCTGGGAAAGAGGTAGGTCATGCGGGTCGTCATCGCCGGCGGGCACGGCAAGATCGCTCTGATCACCTCGCGACTGCTGTCGGCGCGCGGCGATTCGGTGGCGGGCTTCATCCGCAATCCCGACCAGGCCGACGACCTTCGTGTCGCGGGTGCCGAGCCGATCCTCCTCGACCTGGAGAACACCACCAACGGCGTGGTGTCCACCCATCTGCGCGGTGCCGACGCGGTCATCTTCGCCGCCGGCGCCGGACCGGGCAGCGGGGCGGCCCGCAAGGAGACCGTCGACCGTGACGCCGCGATCCTGCTGGCCGACGCCGCCGAAGCCGCCGGTGTGCGGCGCTACGTGATGATCTCGTCGATGGGCGCCGACGCCGAGGCCCCCGACGACGCCGGCGATGAGGTCTTCGTCGCCTATCTGCGCGCCAAGGGCGCCGCCGACGACGTGATCCGCGCGCGCACAGGTCTTCTCACCACGATCGTGCGGCCAGGACTGCTCACCGACGGCGACCCGACCGGTCGGGTCACCATTGGCGAGCACACCGGCCGTGGCAGCATTCCGCGCGCCGATGTCGCGGCAGTGCTGGTCGCGGTGCTGGATGCGCCGGCCACGGCGGGCCACACCTTCGAGGTGATCGCGGGCGCCACCGAGATCGCGGTGGCGCTGGCCGAGTCAGTCGGCGACGCGTAGCAGCGCCACGTCGGAGGCTCAGGACGGCGCGAAGACGGCCTTGAAGCGGTTCAGCGACTCCTGGATGTCACCCTTGAGCGCACCGGCGACCACCATCCCGATCGGCCCGAACAGGGCGGGCCCACCCAGATGGACGTCGAACGTGACGGTCGACGCCGCCGGATCTTGCGGGCTCGGCTTGATCTTGCCGATCAGCTTGACCTTGACACCACCCTTGCCGTCACCGTTGAGCGTCATCGCCTCCGGCGGGCGGTAGTGCACCACCGTCCAGCTCACCCGGTTGGGCATACCTTTGACCTCGACGATCGAGTCGAGCTTGGTGCCCTTTTCGATGACGTCGGGCAGCTTGGACCGCCACACCCGGTGGATGGACAGCCACTCCTTGTAGCGGGACAGATCCGACGCGCTCTCCCACGCCTTCTCGGGCGGCAGCGGAACGTCGACGGAGACCGAGAGTTTGGCCATACCTCAATGTCCGCCTACGAGGTCGGCGGGGCCGTCGGCGGCTGCTGCGGAGGCGTTGTCGGCGGCGGGTTGTTCGAGGGCGGGCTGCTCGGGGGCGGCGTGCTCGGGGGCGGCTGAGTCGGCGGCACCTGGCCGGAGTCCCCGCCCGGCGGCACGTCACCGGCATTGTTGGCGACGGCCTTCCTGGCCGCTTCCTGCACCTTGTCCACGTGCGACGCGTACTTGCCGTGCGTCCGCTTGTCGACCATCTCGCCGGCCTTGTCGATCACCGTGTCGACCTTGTCAGCATTCTTCGAGAGAAGAGCCTTCGCCTTGTCCAGAAATCCCATACCCAACCTTAGCCCTCGCGCGGTCGCCACAGTCTGCGACTTTCCCCCAGCACCCGGCCCTCGACCCACCACAACAACTCGATCGCCGCGGCGCCGGCGAACCCGATTCCCAATGCCATCGACGTGATCGCCGCATTCGACGGATCAAGGATGAACAGCTCGCATGCGGCCGGGATGCTGAAGATCACCACATAGGCCAGGGCAGAGACCGCCACCAGCAACACGCGCCACCATTCGTAGGGGCGTGCCACCACCGAGAGCACCCACACCGCCGACACCAGCAGGGTGATCAGCGCCGCGGTGGAGGCCTGCGTCTGCTCGGTCTCGGTGGCCGCCCGCCCCTGGTAGGCGAGCAGGTACGACGTGAACGTCGCCGCGCCGACGACGATGCCGGACGGCAGCGCCGCGGTCATCACGCGGCGCACGAAACCCGGTTGCGCGCGTTCGTTGTTCGGTGCCAGCGACAGGATGAACGCCGGGATACCGATGGTGAACCACGCCGCGATCGTGACGTGGATGGGCTGGAACGGGAAGAGCAGCGGATCGGAGCCGAACAACTTCGCCGACAACCCGGCCAGACCGACGAGCACCGCCAGCAACACCGAGTACACCGTCTTGGTGAGAAACAGATTCGAGACCCGCTCGATGTTGCCGATCACCCGCCGGCCCTCACCCACGACATAGGGCAGCGTGGCGAACTTGTTGTCCAGCAGCACGATCTGCGCCACCGCACGCGAGGCCGAGCTGCCCGAACCCATCGCGACGCCGATGTCGGCGTCCTTGAGCGCGAGCACGTCGTTGACGCCGTCCCCGGTCATCGCCACGGTGTGCCCACGGGACTGCAGCGCATGCACCATCGCGCGCTTCTGGTCGGGCCGTACCCGGCCGAACGTCGTGTACTCCTCCAGCGTCTCGGCGAGCGCATCCTGCTGCGCCGGCAGCCGGCGGGCGTCCATCGTCTCGCCCTCCAGCCCGAGCGAGCCCGCCACCGCCCCCACCGACACCGCGTTGTCACCGGAGATGACCTTGATGAGGACCCGCTGGGCGGCGAAGTACTCGAGGGTGTCCCGGGCGTCGGGACGGACACGCTGCTCCAGCACCACCAGCGCGGCCGGGGTCACCGTGCCCGGGGCGTCGGGCGCGTCGACCGGCCGGTCGCTGGACGCGAGCAGCAGCACCCGCAATCCCTGCGCACCGATCCGCTCCGCCTCCTCGGCGACCGGCGAGGCCGGGTCCAGCAGCACGTCCGGCGCCCCGATCACCCAGTTGCCGTGGTCCCGGTAGGTGGTCCCGCTCCACTTGGTCGCCGATTTGAACGGTGCGGCGGCGGTCGCGGTCCAGCCGGGTGGGCTCGGGTAGGCCTCGGCGATCGCGGCCATGCTCGCATTGGGCCGGGCGTCGTCGGCGGCCAGCTGGGCCAGCACGTCGGTCACCGCCGACTCACCGAACTGTTCGAGGTTGCTGACCCGCATGCCGTTCTCGGTCAGCGTGCCGGTCTTGTCCGCGCACACCACGTCGACGCGGGCCAGGCCCTCGATCGCGGGCAGCTCGTTGACAAGACACTGACGGCGGCCCAGCCGGATCACCCCGACCGCGAACGCGATCGAGGTCATCAGCACCAGCCCTTCGGGCACCATCGGCACCAGTGCGCCCACCATGCGCAGCACCGACTCCCGCCAGCCGGCGTCCGTGGTGAACAGCTGGGTGTAGATGATCAACGCGCCGGCCGGGACCAGCAGGTAGGTGATGAACTGCAGGATCTTGTTGATCCCGTTGCGCAGTTCGGATTTCACCAACGTGAACTTGCTGGCCTCCTCGGCGAGTTTCGCCGCGTAGGCCTCCCGGCCCACCTTGGTGGCCCGGTAGGCGCCGCTGCCGGCCACCACGAAGCTGCCCGACATCACGTGGTCGCCGACGACTTTGGCGATGGGGTCGGCTTCCCCCGTCAGCAGCGATTCGTCGACCTCGAGGTTGGCGTCCTCCAGGATCACGCCGTCGACGACGATCTGGTCGCCGGGGCCCAGTTCGATGACGTCGTCGAGGACCACCTCGCTGGGCGGCAGCGGAGCGGTCCCGGACTGCCTGCGCACCAACGGTTTCGCCTGCCCCACGATGGCGAGCTGGTCCAGGGTCCGTTTGGCCCGCAACTCCTGGATGATGCCGATCGCGCTGTTGGCGACGATCAGCAGCCCGAAGGCGCCGTTGATCACCGACCCGGTGGAGAGCACGATGATCAACAGCACACCGAGGATGGCGTTGATGCGGGTGAACACGTTGCCGCGGACGATGTCCGACACGCTTCGGGCCGCCCTGGTGGGGACGTCGTTGGTCTTGCCCTCAGCGACACGCTGGGCGACCTCGGCGTCGGACAGGCCGGCGACCACCGACGTCGTCATCGGGTGAAGACCCCCCTGCCCTCGTCGTCGAAGTACTCCAGAGTGAGCGTGCCCCCGGCGAAGGTCGCCATGGAAATCGTTCCGGGCGGGGCGTTCTCCGACGACACCGGGAACGTGAACACGTCACCGTCCCACGGGGTCAGCTCGAAGACGCCGCGCGGGCCCATCGTGAGCTCCAGCCGTCCGTCGCGTTCGGCGACGGTCGCGGGCCCCCAGTACTCGTTGCGGTACACCCCGGTATAGGACGGCAGCGGTGCGGACGGCTTCGCCGCGGCGGGCCGCTCACGACCGACGAGACTGCCCACCGGCTCGTCCATGTCCCCGAAAGCCTTGCCGTACAACCCATACCAATCCTCGCGGACCTCCCCGAACTGCACCAGGTCGGCGAACTGCGCGGTCAGCGCCTCCGGGATGCCTGCGGGGGTCGCATTGGTGAGCGCGATGATCGCGACGTCGGCCGCGGGCAGGAAGACCACGGTGCTCGCCGCCCCGAGTTCGAACGCGCCGGAATGGCTGAGCTGGGTGCGCGCACTGGAGGTGGTGCTCACGTTGAAGCCGTAGCCGTAGAAGCCCGACCTCATCGCCGGCTCCGTGCCGCGCGCCGAGACCACCTGCGGGGTGAGCGCGGGCAGCAGCGCCTCCGGGTCGACCAACGCCTTGCCCTCGTGCTGCCCGTCTGCCAGCACCATCGCCATCCACCGGGTCATGTCGTTGACCGACGAGCTCGCACCGCCGGCCGGTGACTGTGCCTGCGCGTCGCGAACATAGCGCGGCACATATTTGCCGTCGAGGTGGATGTGGCCCACCGCGCGGTCCGGCCTGGCCGCGTAGTCGCTGAACTGGTAGCTGGTGACGCCCATGCCCAACGGATTGAGCATCGTCTCCCGCGCCAGATCCTCCCAGCTCTTCCCGGTGCCGGCCGCCACCGCCTCGGCGCCCGCGGTCAGGCCGAAGTTGGTGTAGGCATAGGAGATCCGGAACGGGTCCAGTGGCAGGTCGCGCAGCCGTTCCAGGATCTGCCGCCGGTCGTAGCCGAGATCTTCGAGCCGGTCCCCGGCGTGATCGGGCAACCCGGAACGGTGCGAGAACATGTCCCCCACCGTGACCATCTGGGTGACGGCGGGATCCGACAGCGCGAACCACGGCAGCCTGGACACGATCGGGGTGCCCCAGCCGACCTGCCCCTGCCCGACCAGCCCGGCCACGACCGTCGCGCTCAGCGGCTTGGACAGCGAGGCCAACTGGAACACGGTGTCGGCGTCCACCCGATTGTCCGGGCCGTCCGGGAGGTCGAGGTTCTTCACCCCGAACCCCTTCGCGTACACAGTCTTTCCACCCTGTACCACCGCTACGGCCATGCCTGGGATCCCGGACTCGGACATCAGCTCCTCGGCGATGCCATCCAGTTTGCCGACGGCGTCCGCGACGGCGTTCTCCGGTAGCGGCATCGCCGGGACCAGGGGCGGCGGCACGTCGGAAACCGGACTCGCCGACGGACCCGCGGCAGGCGTCTCGGCGTCCTTACCGCCGCACCCTCCCAGTAGCGCGACTGCCAGGACGAGCGCGCCGAACCTGACCGGTGAATTCATCCCAGCACCGTAGCGTGTCGCCGCGGTTCAGAACCGCCACCACGGGTCGAATGTCGACTCCGGGTCCACCCGCTGACCGGGAATCGGCACGGTCAGGCGTACCCGCTCGGCATCGGCGGCGCTCAGCAACCTCTCGGCGGGCTCGGCCCACGGATGCGGCGCGAGGCGGAACGTGGCCCAGTGGATCGGCACCATCAGGCTCTTGTCCACCTCGGTCAGGTCCAGATGCGCGCGCACCGCCTCCTCGGGGTTCATGTGGATGTCGGCGAACGCGGGATGGTAGGCCCCGATCGGCAGCAGGGTCAGATCGAACGGACCGTACTGGTCGCCGATCTCGGCAAAGCTCTTCGTGTATCCGGTGTCGCCACCGAAGAACGCCTTGTGCGACGGGCCGGTGATCACCCACGACGCCCACAGCGTCGAGTCGCGGGAGAACAGCCGGCCGGAGAAGTGCCTCGCCGGGGTGCAGATCAACGTCAGGTCGCCGATGCGGTGGGCTTCGTGCCAGTCCAGCTCGACGATCCGCCCCCCGGGGATGCCCCACTTGCGCAGGTGCGCGCCGATGCCCAGCGGCACCACGAACGGGGCCCGCTGCGTGTGCGCCAGCGCGACGATGGTGTCGATGTCGAGGTGGTCGTAGTGGTCGTGGCTGATCACGACGGCGTCCACGGCGGGAAGTGCCTCCAGCGGCACCGGCACGGCGTGCAAGCGCTGCGGTCCGACCGCACGCGAGGGCGAGCACCTGTTGCTCCACACCGGGTCCGCCAGCACCCGGTACCCGTCGACCTCGACCAGCACGCTGGAGTGGCCGTACCAGCTGGCCGCCGCAGGCACGGGCGTCGGATCCATCGCCGGCGGTGCGGCCAGCGGGATCGGCCCGGGCGGCTTGCCCTGGGACGCGGCGTTGGCGAGGTCGCGCAGCAGCATGCGCTGCAGGTCACGATCCATCGTGATGCCCGACGGCGGCTCCAGGTTGACGAACTTCCCGTCCCGGTAGTGCGGTGAGCGGCGGGCCACCGGCGCGACTTCGGCCGGGGTGGCCCCCAGCGAGGCGGGCGTGCCCTGCAGGGCACGCAGCACCCATCCACCGGCAAGCAGTGACGCTGTCCCGAACCCGTAGCGCAGAGCCGTCCGCGTCATGATCAGGCGCCCGTGAACCGGGGTGGGCGCTTCTCGATGCGCGCCACCTGCGCCTCGATGATGTCCTGGCTGGCCCACGCTCGGTCGAAGAGTTCCTGGTGCGCCGGCCAGGGGTCCTCGTAGGCGCCGTCGTCGTTGAGCACCCGCTTAGCGTGCTGCAGGGCCAGCGGCGCGAAGCCGGCGATCTCCTGCGCCCACGCCTGTGCGTCGGCCAGCGTGCCGATCCGGTTGGCCATGCCGGTCTGCAGCGCGACGTCGGCGGTGAGCCGCTCGGCGGCCAGCAGCATGCCCCGGGCTCGGCCGGCCCCGACCAGCGAAGTCAACCGGCGGATGCTCCAGTTGTCCAGCGCGATACCGTATTTCGCGACGGGGAACTGGAAGTAGGCTTCGGGCGCGACCACCCGCAGGTCGCAGATCATCGACAGGATGACGCCCGCGCCGATCGCCGGGCCGTTGATCGCGCCGATGACCGGCAGCGGGGCGCGGTCGATCGCGAGGTTGAGCTCCTTGGCCTTGCCGGGCAGCTCGTCGGCGACGCCCTGACCGCCCGACAGATCCGCCCCCGAGCTGAACACGTGGCCGGCGCCGGTGATCACGATCGCGCGGACGTCCTCCGTCGCGGCCTTCTCGATCGCGTCGCGCAGGCCGTCGACGAGTTCGGCGTTGAGCGCGTTGCGCCTCTCCGGACGCTGCAGCTCGAGTGTCATCACGTTGCCGTCGCGGGTGACTCCAATCATGTGGACAGACTATTAGCCTTTTCCTGTGAGCCGGATCCGCGCCCTTGCGCTGCGTGACGCCCTGCTGGACGAAGGGTCTTTCCTCAGCTGGGACGGACCTCCGCTGGCCGTGCCGACTTCGGCGGCCTACCGCGAAGAACTCGACGAGGCCGCGGCCGAGACCGGCCTCGACGAGTCGGTGGTGACCGGCGAGGGCCGGGTATTCGGCCGGCGGGTGGCGCTGGTGGCCTGCGAGTTCGACTTCCTGGCCGGCTCCATCGGGGTGGCCGCGGCCGAACGCATCACCGCCGCGGTGCAGCGCGCCACCGCGGAGCGGCTGCCGCTGCTGGCGTCCCCGAGCTCCGGCGGCACCCGCATGCAGGAGGGCACGGTCGCGTTCCTGCAGATGGTCAAGATCGCCGCCGCCGTCGAACTGCACAAGAAGGCCCACCTGCCCTACCTGGTGTACCTGCGGCATCCGACCACCGGCGGGGTGTTCGCGTCGTGGGGTTCCCTCGGGCACGTCACCGCCGCCGAACCCGGCGCGCTGATCGGTTTCCTCGGTCCGCGGGTGTACGAGCACCTCTACGGCGAGCCGTTCCCGTCTGGAATCCAGACCGCGGAGAACCTGCAGCGACACGGCGTCGTCGACGCCGTCATCCCACTCGACGCGCTGCGCGCCACGCTCGACCGCGCGCTCAAGGTCGTCTCCGACTCCCCCGGCGAGCCGCCCGAGACCCCGGAGCCCGAACCGCAGCCGGACGTGCCGGCCTGGGAGTCGGTGGAGATCTCCCGGCGCCCGGACCGGCCCGGGGTCGGCGCGCTGCTTCGGTACGGCGCCACCGAACGGGTGCTG contains:
- a CDS encoding cytochrome P450, which gives rise to MTLTPDQHADNWDLRHEDFNDPDLIYDVYSVMRKGCPFPHTGTPFLGDPPGGAWVATRYADCYRIAQDWEHFSSNPLPGSAEFVVGDLVVMMDPPRQQKFRRVLNPYFSPARMKALRPQITAETDMLIDDFAAAGVGDLARVAWLQPGIVLFKYVLGMPTEDVTVCFDLTDTALNGDTEPIRMSAWGELYQHIHDTVTARGGRPARDDMVDVLLSAEIDGEKLTFEDIVANAMLLVQAGLETTASAMSFAFHHFAAHPEDRQRILSEPDLLPRAVEELIRYAGSIHGLHRTVVEDVELDGHLFRAGDTVVVNFASANRDDDVFPDADQCLLDRSENRHLGFGAGVHRCLGSNLARLELQVGVQQALTRLPDLALDPTRPARFRGNSITRGFLSVPVTFTPAGRDAGNHD
- a CDS encoding SRPBCC family protein encodes the protein MAKLSVSVDVPLPPEKAWESASDLSRYKEWLSIHRVWRSKLPDVIEKGTKLDSIVEVKGMPNRVSWTVVHYRPPEAMTLNGDGKGGVKVKLIGKIKPSPQDPAASTVTFDVHLGGPALFGPIGMVVAGALKGDIQESLNRFKAVFAPS
- a CDS encoding NAD(P)H-binding protein produces the protein MRVVIAGGHGKIALITSRLLSARGDSVAGFIRNPDQADDLRVAGAEPILLDLENTTNGVVSTHLRGADAVIFAAGAGPGSGAARKETVDRDAAILLADAAEAAGVRRYVMISSMGADAEAPDDAGDEVFVAYLRAKGAADDVIRARTGLLTTIVRPGLLTDGDPTGRVTIGEHTGRGSIPRADVAAVLVAVLDAPATAGHTFEVIAGATEIAVALAESVGDA
- a CDS encoding antitoxin, producing MGFLDKAKALLSKNADKVDTVIDKAGEMVDKRTHGKYASHVDKVQEAARKAVANNAGDVPPGGDSGQVPPTQPPPSTPPPSSPPSNNPPPTTPPQQPPTAPPTS
- a CDS encoding serine hydrolase; translation: MNSPVRFGALVLAVALLGGCGGKDAETPAAGPSASPVSDVPPPLVPAMPLPENAVADAVGKLDGIAEELMSESGIPGMAVAVVQGGKTVYAKGFGVKNLDLPDGPDNRVDADTVFQLASLSKPLSATVVAGLVGQGQVGWGTPIVSRLPWFALSDPAVTQMVTVGDMFSHRSGLPDHAGDRLEDLGYDRRQILERLRDLPLDPFRISYAYTNFGLTAGAEAVAAGTGKSWEDLARETMLNPLGMGVTSYQFSDYAARPDRAVGHIHLDGKYVPRYVRDAQAQSPAGGASSSVNDMTRWMAMVLADGQHEGKALVDPEALLPALTPQVVSARGTEPAMRSGFYGYGFNVSTTSSARTQLSHSGAFELGAASTVVFLPAADVAIIALTNATPAGIPEALTAQFADLVQFGEVREDWYGLYGKAFGDMDEPVGSLVGRERPAAAKPSAPLPSYTGVYRNEYWGPATVAERDGRLELTMGPRGVFELTPWDGDVFTFPVSSENAPPGTISMATFAGGTLTLEYFDDEGRGVFTR
- a CDS encoding CbbQ/NirQ/NorQ/GpvN family protein: MNDTYYANGAEVRLFEQAYRQRLPVMLTGPTGCGKTRLVEHMGLLLRRPVVTISCHDDLTSSDLVGRFMVTGGDVVWTDGPLTRAVKAGAICYLDEVVEARHDSLAVLHSLTDHRRTLYLDRAGEVVQAPETFMLVCSYNPAYRSSLKELKPSFRQRFVTLPMSYLAPDREAEVIVAEAGITPGSAQRLVRCATAIRTADEAFRFEPPSTRVLVTAAHLIAAGATELEAAQACILAPLSGDGAVTDGLREVAAAGLADADSPI
- a CDS encoding cation-translocating P-type ATPase, translated to MTTSVVAGLSDAEVAQRVAEGKTNDVPTRAARSVSDIVRGNVFTRINAILGVLLIIVLSTGSVINGAFGLLIVANSAIGIIQELRAKRTLDQLAIVGQAKPLVRRQSGTAPLPPSEVVLDDVIELGPGDQIVVDGVILEDANLEVDESLLTGEADPIAKVVGDHVMSGSFVVAGSGAYRATKVGREAYAAKLAEEASKFTLVKSELRNGINKILQFITYLLVPAGALIIYTQLFTTDAGWRESVLRMVGALVPMVPEGLVLMTSIAFAVGVIRLGRRQCLVNELPAIEGLARVDVVCADKTGTLTENGMRVSNLEQFGESAVTDVLAQLAADDARPNASMAAIAEAYPSPPGWTATAAAPFKSATKWSGTTYRDHGNWVIGAPDVLLDPASPVAEEAERIGAQGLRVLLLASSDRPVDAPDAPGTVTPAALVVLEQRVRPDARDTLEYFAAQRVLIKVISGDNAVSVGAVAGSLGLEGETMDARRLPAQQDALAETLEEYTTFGRVRPDQKRAMVHALQSRGHTVAMTGDGVNDVLALKDADIGVAMGSGSSASRAVAQIVLLDNKFATLPYVVGEGRRVIGNIERVSNLFLTKTVYSVLLAVLVGLAGLSAKLFGSDPLLFPFQPIHVTIAAWFTIGIPAFILSLAPNNERAQPGFVRRVMTAALPSGIVVGAATFTSYLLAYQGRAATETEQTQASTAALITLLVSAVWVLSVVARPYEWWRVLLVAVSALAYVVIFSIPAACELFILDPSNAAITSMALGIGFAGAAAIELLWWVEGRVLGESRRLWRPREG